A single genomic interval of Gossypium raimondii isolate GPD5lz chromosome 11, ASM2569854v1, whole genome shotgun sequence harbors:
- the LOC105761391 gene encoding uncharacterized protein LOC105761391, with translation MGIPLPPYYLTLFLLLFISFNNVGHRNLVFADDALIEAQCHNAEVPETCIKCVKSDPRSQSANKVGIAAIIITCLSNKATTLINNMTTLASGARDKNLKVALRGCEKGFYYTKTNLIAATSRLKGKEYDQTNLLVKQALEEEFVCKMKVKALRFNFPSSVTFDMGVYEELSTAVMRIVDRFV, from the coding sequence ATGGGAATTCCTTTGCCTCCTTACTATCTTACTCTTTTTCTCCTCCTTTTCATCTCCTTCAACAATGTCGGCCATCGAAACCTCGTTTTCGCCGATGATGCCCTGATTGAAGCCCAATGTCACAATGCTGAAGTCCCCGAAACCTGCATAAAATGCGTAAAATCTGATCCTCGAAGTCAATCAGCCAATAAAGTTGGCATTGCCGCCATCATCATAACTTGTCTTAGCAACAAAGCCACGACCTTGATAAACAACATGACGACTCTTGCTTCGGGCGCTCGCGACAAGAACTTGAAAGTGGCTCTCCGAGGTTGCGAGAAAGGGTTTTACTACACAAAAACCAATTTGATCGCTGCGACGAGCCGATTGAAGGGGAAAGAATATGATCAAACGAATCTTCTGGTGAAACAAGCGCTCGAAGAAGAATTTGTTTGTAAGATGAAAGTGAAGGCTTTACGATTTAACTTTCCGAGTAGTGTCACGTTTGACATGGGAGTTTACGAGGAACTTTCAACTGCAGTAATGAGAATAGTTGATAGGTTTGTATGA